A window of Aquitalea denitrificans contains these coding sequences:
- the ribBA gene encoding bifunctional 3,4-dihydroxy-2-butanone-4-phosphate synthase/GTP cyclohydrolase II: protein MVISPVQDIIADIKAGKMVVLADAEDRENEGDIVMAAEFVTPEAINFMAKHARGLICLTLTEQRCKLLELPMMAANNGTSFGTNFTVSIEAAEGVTTGISAADRAKTVQAAVARNAKASDLVQPGHIFPLKAQNGGVLIRAGHTEAACDLPMLAGLEPAGVICEIMNDDGTMARMPELLEFAKTHGLKVGTIADLIHYRSRTESLVEEVGQRPVDTPFGSFDLHVFRDVTTRETHLALVKGRLDEAEETLVRVHEPLSIMDVLDPTSRPHSWTVPGALEAIDEAGKGVVILLYRDETGEDLLQRALGQNVKRSPWDGKTFGVGAQMLKTLGVGKMKLMSPPLNVPSMAGFNLEVTGFCQPEHFHIEIG, encoded by the coding sequence ATGGTTATTTCTCCGGTGCAGGACATCATTGCCGATATCAAGGCAGGCAAGATGGTGGTGCTGGCTGATGCAGAAGATCGGGAAAACGAAGGCGATATCGTGATGGCGGCGGAATTCGTTACGCCGGAAGCCATCAACTTCATGGCCAAGCATGCGCGCGGCCTGATTTGCCTGACCCTGACCGAGCAGCGTTGCAAGCTGCTGGAACTGCCGATGATGGCGGCCAATAACGGTACTTCCTTTGGCACCAACTTCACTGTCTCCATCGAGGCGGCTGAAGGGGTGACCACCGGCATTTCCGCCGCTGACCGCGCCAAGACGGTACAGGCTGCTGTGGCGCGCAATGCCAAGGCCAGTGATCTGGTGCAGCCCGGCCATATCTTCCCGCTCAAGGCGCAAAACGGTGGCGTGCTGATTCGCGCCGGTCATACCGAAGCAGCTTGTGATCTGCCTATGCTGGCTGGGCTGGAGCCGGCTGGGGTAATCTGCGAAATCATGAACGACGACGGCACCATGGCGCGCATGCCGGAATTGCTCGAGTTCGCCAAGACCCACGGCCTGAAGGTGGGCACTATTGCCGACCTGATTCATTACCGCAGCCGTACCGAATCGCTGGTGGAAGAAGTGGGCCAGCGTCCGGTGGATACGCCGTTTGGTTCTTTCGATCTGCATGTGTTCCGCGATGTCACTACCCGCGAAACCCATCTGGCACTGGTCAAGGGCAGGCTGGATGAGGCCGAGGAAACCCTGGTGCGTGTACACGAGCCGCTATCCATCATGGACGTGCTGGACCCGACTTCCCGCCCGCACTCCTGGACCGTGCCCGGTGCGCTGGAAGCCATCGACGAAGCCGGCAAGGGCGTGGTCATCCTGCTGTATCGCGATGAGACCGGGGAAGACCTGCTGCAGCGTGCGCTGGGTCAGAACGTCAAGCGCTCGCCCTGGGATGGCAAAACCTTTGGTGTCGGCGCGCAAATGCTCAAGACCCTGGGCGTGGGCAAGATGAAGCTGATGTCACCGCCGCTGAATGTGCCGTCGATGGCCGGTTTCAATCTTGAAGTCACCGGTTTTTGCCAGCCTGAACACTTTCATATCGAAATCGGTTAA
- a CDS encoding riboflavin synthase subunit alpha encodes MFTGIVQGMAEVVAIEEKQDFRRHVVRLPQGLTGGIELGASIAHNGCCLTVTEVNGDLVAFDLMAETLRLTNLGALQVGERVNVERAAKFGDEIGGHAMSGHIMCLARVEEVIRSPNNCTVWFSLPAEFTKYVFAKGYIGIDGCSLTIGSVEGNRFCVHLIPETLERTIIQFRQPGDAINIEIDPQTQAIVDTVERVLAQRHPV; translated from the coding sequence ATGTTTACCGGTATCGTGCAGGGCATGGCCGAGGTGGTGGCCATCGAGGAAAAGCAGGATTTTCGTCGTCATGTAGTACGGCTGCCGCAGGGTTTGACCGGAGGCATCGAACTGGGCGCGTCCATTGCCCACAATGGCTGCTGCCTGACGGTAACCGAGGTGAATGGTGATCTGGTGGCCTTCGATCTGATGGCCGAAACTCTGCGGCTGACTAATTTGGGTGCGCTGCAGGTGGGTGAGCGGGTGAATGTGGAACGCGCGGCAAAGTTTGGTGATGAGATCGGCGGTCATGCCATGTCCGGCCACATCATGTGCCTGGCGCGGGTGGAGGAAGTCATCCGCAGCCCGAATAACTGCACGGTATGGTTCAGTCTGCCGGCAGAATTCACCAAATATGTATTTGCCAAAGGCTATATCGGTATTGATGGTTGCAGCCTCACCATCGGCTCGGTAGAGGGCAACCGCTTTTGCGTGCACCTGATTCCAGAAACGCTGGAGCGCACCATCATCCAGTTCCGTCAGCCGGGGGATGCCATCAATATCGAGATCGACCCGCAAACCCAGGCCATTGTCGATACCGTGGAGCGGGTGCTGGCGCAGCGCCATCCGGTGTAA
- a CDS encoding peptide chain release factor 3 — protein MSAELSRIAEEVSHRRTFAIISHPDAGKTTLTEKLLLFSGAIQMAGTVKGKKGGKFATSDWMEIEKQRGISVASSVMQFDYRDHTVNLLDTPGHQDFSEDTYRVLTAVDSALMVIDAAKGVEEQTIKLLNVCRLRNTPIVTFMNKYDREVRDSLELLDEVENVLKIRCAPITWPIGMGKTFRGVYSLLNDEVILFEAGSEKLITDIEVIKGIDNPRLDELFPLEMDNLRMEIELVKGASNEWNLEEFLAGELTPVFFGSAINNFGVREILDALINWAPAPQDRDATLRMVSPTEGKFSGFVFKIQANMDPKHRDRIAFLRVCSGQFERGMKMKHLRLNRDIAASSVVTFMSHDREIVEEAFAGDIIGIPNHGNIQIGDSFSSGEELAFTGIPFFAPELFRSVRIKNPLKLKQLQKGLQQLGEEGAVQVFKPHSGGDLILGAVGVLQYEVVASRLAAEYSVDAVFESASIWSARWFTCNDRKKLDEFIKALQMNIATDAGGNLAYLAPNRVNLQLTQERWPDIVFHETREHAVKLND, from the coding sequence ATGTCCGCAGAATTGTCCCGCATTGCCGAGGAAGTGTCGCACCGCCGCACCTTCGCCATCATTTCCCACCCTGACGCCGGTAAAACCACGCTGACCGAAAAACTGCTGCTGTTTTCCGGTGCCATCCAGATGGCCGGCACGGTAAAGGGCAAGAAGGGCGGCAAGTTTGCCACCTCGGACTGGATGGAAATCGAAAAGCAGCGCGGCATTTCCGTGGCTTCCTCGGTGATGCAGTTTGATTACCGCGACCATACCGTCAACCTGCTGGACACCCCGGGCCACCAGGACTTCTCGGAAGATACCTACCGCGTGCTCACCGCCGTGGACAGCGCGCTGATGGTGATTGACGCCGCCAAGGGCGTGGAAGAGCAAACCATCAAGCTGCTGAATGTCTGCCGCCTGCGCAATACGCCAATCGTCACCTTCATGAACAAGTACGACCGTGAAGTGCGCGATTCGCTGGAATTGCTGGACGAAGTGGAAAACGTGTTGAAGATCCGCTGCGCGCCCATCACTTGGCCTATCGGCATGGGCAAGACCTTCCGCGGCGTGTACAGCCTGCTGAATGACGAAGTGATTCTGTTTGAAGCCGGCAGCGAAAAGCTCATTACCGATATCGAAGTGATCAAGGGCATTGACAATCCGCGTCTGGACGAGCTGTTTCCGCTGGAAATGGACAATCTGCGCATGGAGATCGAACTGGTCAAGGGCGCTTCCAATGAATGGAATCTGGAAGAATTCCTGGCTGGCGAACTCACCCCGGTATTCTTCGGCTCCGCCATCAACAACTTTGGCGTGCGCGAAATCCTGGACGCACTGATCAACTGGGCTCCGGCACCGCAAGACCGTGACGCCACCCTGCGCATGGTTAGCCCCACCGAGGGCAAGTTCTCCGGCTTTGTGTTCAAGATCCAGGCCAATATGGACCCCAAACACCGCGACCGCATTGCCTTTTTGCGCGTGTGTTCCGGCCAGTTTGAGCGCGGCATGAAGATGAAGCACCTGCGACTGAACCGCGACATTGCCGCCTCCAGCGTGGTGACCTTCATGTCGCACGACCGCGAGATCGTGGAAGAAGCCTTTGCCGGTGACATCATCGGTATTCCCAACCACGGCAATATCCAGATCGGCGACAGCTTTTCCTCTGGCGAAGAGCTGGCCTTTACCGGCATTCCCTTCTTTGCGCCGGAATTGTTCCGCTCGGTGCGCATCAAGAACCCGCTGAAACTCAAGCAGCTGCAAAAGGGCCTGCAACAGCTGGGCGAGGAAGGCGCGGTACAGGTATTCAAGCCGCACAGCGGCGGCGACCTGATTCTGGGCGCGGTGGGTGTGCTGCAGTACGAAGTGGTGGCCAGCCGCCTGGCGGCAGAATACAGCGTGGATGCGGTGTTCGAATCGGCCAGCATCTGGTCGGCGCGCTGGTTTACCTGCAACGACCGCAAGAAGCTGGATGAATTCATCAAGGCCCTGCAAATGAATATTGCCACCGATGCCGGCGGCAACCTGGCTTATCTGGCCCCCAACCGCGTCAACCTGCAACTGACGCAGGAACGCTGGCCGGACATCGTGTTCCACGAAACCCGTGAACACGCCGTCAAACTGAACGACTAG
- a CDS encoding mechanosensitive ion channel family protein — MQDLLELIHQLRTDYSHEIVRSLMLVAVLLLIRVVVGHILSSNVSVPVEERRRWSVSTRNFLFITGLAGIGMIWAEELQTIAVSMLAFAAALILATKELILCVSGFVVRHASNSYSLGDHIEVGNIRGRVVDIGLLSTTVMEIGPQHNAHQMTGRALTFPNSLLLSNAVIRENYMGDYVMHIINVPVGYQIPPTRAQHLLLAAAEEHCQQHVEAARVHMERMAERYLVDTPSVEPRIGMQAVDEKRYQLILRIAIPAKERQRIEQAIIYQFMAGCYPESSATPTPCVSK; from the coding sequence ATGCAAGATCTGCTCGAGCTGATCCATCAGCTGCGCACCGACTACTCTCACGAGATCGTGCGCTCGCTGATGCTGGTCGCTGTGTTGCTGCTGATCCGCGTGGTGGTGGGCCACATTCTGTCCAGCAACGTGTCAGTGCCGGTGGAGGAGCGACGGCGCTGGTCGGTTTCCACCCGCAACTTTCTGTTTATCACCGGCCTGGCCGGTATCGGCATGATCTGGGCCGAAGAGCTACAGACCATCGCCGTTTCCATGCTGGCCTTTGCCGCCGCGCTGATTCTGGCCACCAAGGAACTGATCCTGTGCGTGTCCGGCTTTGTGGTGCGCCATGCGTCCAATAGCTACAGTCTAGGGGATCATATCGAGGTGGGCAATATTCGTGGCCGGGTGGTGGACATCGGCCTGCTGTCCACCACGGTGATGGAAATTGGCCCGCAGCATAATGCCCACCAGATGACTGGCCGCGCCCTCACCTTTCCCAACAGCCTGCTGCTGTCCAATGCGGTGATCCGGGAAAACTACATGGGCGACTACGTGATGCACATCATCAATGTGCCGGTGGGCTACCAGATTCCCCCTACCCGCGCCCAGCACCTGCTGCTGGCAGCGGCAGAGGAACACTGCCAGCAGCATGTGGAAGCCGCCCGCGTACACATGGAGCGCATGGCCGAGCGCTACCTGGTGGACACACCGTCGGTGGAGCCGCGCATCGGCATGCAGGCGGTAGATGAAAAACGCTACCAGCTGATTCTGCGCATTGCCATTCCGGCCAAGGAAAGACAACGCATCGAACAGGCCATCATCTACCAGTTCATGGCTGGCTGCTATCCGGAAAGCTCCGCCACGCCAACGCCGTGCGTATCGAAATAA
- a CDS encoding TetR/AcrR family transcriptional regulator produces the protein MSKPRIKTYDRIILESLKLFNEQGERNITTNHIAAHLGISPGNLYYHFRNKEEIVYQIFLMYRDFINERLAVPEARDMTVADLVNYLDTAFLAMWQFRFMFYDLPGMLARSPQLQSEYHQFVNTELKSILGEHFREFIRLGLLKMDEEDIEAVSINIWLVVKFWFAFEQTSRPKSPITEASGHRGVRQVMALLKPYVQPDFMAAFQQLSERHAGR, from the coding sequence ATGAGCAAACCCCGCATCAAGACCTACGACCGCATCATTCTGGAAAGCCTGAAGCTGTTCAATGAACAGGGCGAGCGCAATATCACCACCAACCACATTGCGGCGCATCTGGGCATCAGCCCGGGCAATCTGTACTACCACTTCCGCAACAAGGAAGAAATCGTCTACCAGATCTTCCTGATGTACCGCGACTTCATCAACGAGCGCCTGGCGGTGCCGGAAGCGCGCGACATGACAGTGGCTGATCTGGTCAATTACCTGGATACCGCCTTCCTGGCCATGTGGCAGTTCCGCTTCATGTTCTACGACCTGCCGGGCATGCTGGCGCGCAGCCCGCAACTGCAGTCGGAATATCACCAGTTCGTCAATACTGAACTCAAGAGCATTCTGGGCGAGCACTTCCGCGAATTCATCCGCCTGGGCCTGCTGAAGATGGACGAAGAAGATATCGAGGCCGTCAGCATCAATATCTGGCTGGTGGTGAAGTTCTGGTTTGCCTTCGAGCAGACTTCACGTCCCAAATCACCCATTACCGAAGCCTCCGGCCATCGTGGGGTGCGCCAGGTAATGGCCCTGCTCAAGCCCTATGTGCAGCCGGATTTCATGGCAGCCTTCCAGCAACTGAGCGAACGCCACGCTGGCCGCTAA
- a CDS encoding NAD(P)-dependent alcohol dehydrogenase, producing MSSMMKAAVFIAPGRIEIAEKPIPDIGPNDALIRITTTTICGTDVHILKGEYPVAPGLTIGHEPVGIIEKLGSAVSGYQEGQRVIAGAICPNFNSYAAQDGVASQDGSYLIASGKCGCHGYKATAGWRFGNLIDGTQAEYVLVPDAQANLSPIPDGLTDEQVLMCPDIMSTGFKGAENANIRIGDTVVVFAQGPIGLCATAGARLLGATTIIAVDGNEHRLGISRLMGADVTLNFTQCDVVDEVMKLTGGRGADSAIEALGTQQTFASALQVLKPGGTLSSLGVYSSDLTIPLGAFAAGLGDHKINTALCPGGKERMCRLMGVIASGRVDLGPLVTHQYALDDIEAAYDLFAHQRDGVLKIAIRP from the coding sequence ATGAGCAGCATGATGAAGGCAGCCGTTTTTATTGCACCAGGCCGGATTGAAATTGCCGAAAAACCCATTCCGGACATAGGTCCCAACGATGCCCTGATCCGCATCACCACCACCACCATCTGCGGTACCGATGTCCATATTCTCAAGGGCGAGTATCCGGTAGCGCCGGGTCTGACTATCGGCCATGAGCCGGTAGGCATCATCGAAAAGCTTGGCAGCGCGGTCAGCGGCTATCAGGAAGGCCAGCGGGTGATTGCCGGTGCCATTTGCCCCAATTTCAATTCTTATGCTGCCCAGGATGGGGTGGCCTCGCAGGATGGCAGTTATCTGATCGCGTCCGGCAAGTGTGGCTGCCACGGCTACAAGGCCACGGCGGGCTGGCGCTTTGGCAATCTCATTGACGGCACCCAGGCCGAGTATGTGCTGGTGCCGGATGCCCAGGCCAATTTGTCGCCCATTCCGGATGGACTTACCGACGAGCAGGTGCTGATGTGTCCGGACATCATGTCCACCGGTTTCAAGGGCGCGGAGAACGCCAATATCCGCATCGGCGACACCGTGGTGGTGTTTGCCCAGGGGCCGATCGGCCTGTGTGCCACGGCGGGTGCACGCCTGCTGGGTGCCACCACCATCATCGCGGTGGATGGCAATGAGCACCGCCTGGGCATCTCGCGGCTGATGGGGGCGGATGTCACCCTCAATTTCACCCAGTGCGATGTCGTGGACGAAGTGATGAAGCTCACCGGCGGGCGCGGGGCTGACTCGGCCATCGAGGCGCTGGGAACCCAGCAAACCTTTGCCTCGGCCTTGCAGGTGCTCAAGCCCGGCGGCACGCTGTCCAGCCTGGGGGTATACTCCAGCGACCTGACCATTCCGCTGGGGGCATTTGCTGCAGGTCTGGGCGACCACAAGATCAATACCGCACTTTGCCCTGGCGGCAAGGAGCGCATGTGCCGGCTGATGGGGGTGATTGCTTCGGGAAGAGTGGATCTGGGGCCGCTGGTGACGCATCAGTATGCGCTGGATGATATCGAGGCCGCTTACGATCTGTTTGCTCACCAGCGCGACGGCGTGCTGAAGATCGCCATCCGTCCCTGA
- a CDS encoding ABC transporter permease, with product MNADWQLAWRRFAVMLVKELKQLGRDRVLLAFIVYAFSADIFLAASGVSLSLNHAATLVQDMDHSPQSRELLSRFQPPYFRMDGAVGQDAAALAALDQGRAMLVLSVPPQFGKQLATGQPTSIALQVDATNSVLGFLATSHAQQIVSQYGLESAMQRLGAGADAARSLPQVQNDIRVWYNPNQEDSWFMGVAEMLNIATVFAVLLPAAAMVREKERGTVEQLIVSPLSPFGILFPKVVSMTGVILCGVALSLFLVLIPVFAIPVKGSLLLFFALSGLYVFTTAGLGLFAATIARNLAQAGMLSILILAPMLFLSGAWTPPEAMPVWLRGLMYASPLHYYLDIAFGVLLKGQGLAELQPAILGMGGIGVLVFASGLLLFRKQFD from the coding sequence ATGAATGCAGATTGGCAACTGGCCTGGCGGCGCTTTGCCGTGATGCTGGTGAAAGAGTTGAAGCAGCTGGGGCGCGACCGGGTATTGCTGGCCTTCATCGTCTATGCCTTTAGCGCCGATATTTTTCTGGCAGCATCCGGGGTGTCGCTGTCGCTGAATCATGCCGCCACCCTGGTGCAGGACATGGACCACAGCCCGCAGTCGCGTGAACTGCTGTCGCGCTTCCAGCCGCCTTACTTCCGCATGGATGGCGCAGTAGGGCAGGATGCCGCCGCACTGGCGGCGCTGGATCAGGGACGTGCCATGCTGGTGTTGTCGGTGCCGCCGCAATTTGGCAAGCAACTGGCCACCGGTCAGCCCACCAGCATCGCCCTGCAGGTGGATGCCACCAACTCGGTACTGGGTTTTCTGGCCACCAGCCACGCCCAGCAAATTGTCAGCCAGTATGGGCTGGAGTCGGCCATGCAGCGGCTGGGTGCGGGGGCGGATGCAGCGCGCAGCCTGCCGCAAGTGCAGAACGATATCCGCGTCTGGTACAACCCCAACCAGGAAGACAGCTGGTTTATGGGGGTGGCGGAAATGCTCAATATCGCCACCGTGTTTGCCGTGCTGCTGCCTGCTGCCGCGATGGTGCGGGAGAAGGAGCGTGGCACGGTGGAGCAACTGATCGTGTCGCCCTTGTCGCCATTCGGCATCCTGTTTCCCAAGGTAGTTTCGATGACCGGGGTGATTCTGTGCGGGGTGGCGCTCAGCCTGTTCCTGGTGCTGATTCCGGTATTTGCCATTCCGGTAAAAGGCAGCTTGCTGCTATTTTTTGCCCTGTCCGGCCTGTATGTGTTCACCACCGCCGGGCTGGGTTTGTTTGCCGCCACCATCGCGCGCAATCTGGCCCAGGCCGGTATGCTGTCCATCCTGATTCTGGCTCCCATGCTGTTTCTGTCCGGTGCCTGGACCCCGCCCGAGGCCATGCCGGTGTGGCTGCGCGGGCTGATGTATGCCTCGCCCTTGCACTACTATCTGGACATTGCTTTTGGCGTGTTGCTGAAGGGGCAGGGGCTGGCGGAACTGCAACCGGCGATATTGGGCATGGGCGGCATCGGCGTGCTGGTGTTTGCCAGCGGCCTGTTGTTGTTCAGAAAGCAATTCGACTGA
- a CDS encoding ABC transporter permease, translating to MNLQRVLAIAGKEWREIVRDRLFFSLAFVVPALLMLLFGYGLSLDVENIPFAVVDHDHSAASRDYAYRFIDSRYFQFRGYAGDERDASRLIGSGQVRVVLVIPPQFGKSLAQGRPAAIQTLVDGSFPSRAMTTKGYVTAINAAFSLAAVAQAVSQATGLSQQDALAQLTPIALESRYLYNQSVSSIWSLAPKLIMVILMLSPPFLTALGVVREKENGSIFNIYASNVSRGEFLVGKLAPYVAISSVNILLLWLLAVLLYQVPFKGSLLFFLPATLVYVLCTTGIGLLVSVLVRTQVAAMIVTMVVTMIPAVLYSGLIIPIVSLGAGAHVVAQLMPAMYYTDIVVGCFLKGVGLMSLWQPLAILAGYACLLFAIGYRLFSKRPST from the coding sequence ATGAATCTGCAGCGCGTGCTGGCCATCGCCGGCAAGGAATGGCGTGAAATCGTACGTGACCGGCTGTTCTTCTCGCTGGCTTTTGTGGTGCCGGCCTTGTTGATGCTGTTGTTCGGCTATGGTCTGTCGCTGGATGTGGAAAACATCCCGTTTGCCGTGGTGGACCACGATCACAGCGCCGCCAGCCGGGACTATGCCTACCGCTTTATCGATTCGCGCTATTTCCAGTTTCGCGGTTATGCCGGGGATGAGCGCGATGCCAGCCGACTGATTGGCTCTGGGCAGGTGCGGGTGGTGCTGGTGATACCGCCGCAGTTTGGCAAGAGCCTGGCCCAAGGCCGCCCGGCGGCCATCCAGACCCTGGTGGACGGCAGCTTTCCCAGCCGCGCCATGACCACCAAGGGCTATGTCACCGCCATCAATGCCGCCTTCAGCCTGGCCGCAGTGGCCCAGGCGGTATCGCAGGCTACCGGCCTGTCACAGCAGGATGCCCTGGCGCAGCTAACGCCCATCGCGCTGGAATCGCGCTATCTGTACAACCAGAGCGTGTCCAGCATCTGGTCGCTGGCACCCAAGCTGATCATGGTGATCCTGATGCTGTCGCCGCCTTTTCTCACCGCGCTGGGCGTGGTGCGGGAAAAGGAAAACGGCTCCATCTTCAATATCTACGCCTCCAATGTCAGCCGTGGCGAGTTTCTGGTGGGCAAGCTGGCGCCCTATGTGGCTATTTCCAGCGTCAACATCCTGTTGCTGTGGCTGCTGGCGGTATTGCTGTATCAGGTGCCGTTCAAGGGCAGCCTGCTGTTTTTCCTGCCGGCCACGCTGGTGTATGTGCTGTGTACCACCGGCATCGGCCTGTTGGTGTCGGTGCTGGTGCGCACTCAGGTGGCGGCGATGATCGTGACCATGGTGGTGACCATGATTCCGGCGGTGCTGTATTCCGGCCTGATCATTCCCATTGTGTCGCTGGGGGCCGGCGCGCATGTGGTGGCGCAACTGATGCCGGCCATGTATTACACCGATATCGTGGTGGGCTGCTTTCTCAAGGGGGTGGGCCTGATGTCGCTGTGGCAGCCATTGGCCATCCTGGCTGGTTACGCCTGCCTGCTGTTTGCCATCGGCTATCGATTGTTCAGCAAGAGGCCAAGTACATGA
- a CDS encoding ATP-binding cassette domain-containing protein: protein MDDILIKASGFGKRYAGHVAVDTLDMAVCRGELYGLIGPDGAGKSSLMKAVAGVLSYEQGSLEVFGQLLDSERSAEAIKDRIGLMPQGLGQNLYGDLSVEENVDFFARLRLVPRAEAAARKEQLLAITRLAAFRQRPMKQLSGGMKQKLGLVCTLIHAPQLIILDEPTTGVDPVSRRDFWAILAELIAGQGLTALVSTAYMDEASRFNRMSLLHQGRKLAEGTPAEILQQAPGSIVQCRVEPQLAAMQRLAAAWSQCEAMGPDIRLFVPEANPDAARQQVTTLLDGLDCRQLDVLEPELEDVFVAMLGGQQGGSAAPSLAAQQPQPAGQELAIEAKRLSKRFGDFVAVGDVSFQVRQGEIFGLLGANGAGKTTAIKMLTGILPPSSGSGRVAGADMKQAGALIKSRIGYMSQAFSLYLDLTVVENIRLYAGIYGLDRKARDVRLQWILDMAGLHGHENDLAAALPMGLRQRLALGCALVHQPRVLFLDEPTSGVDPLGRRAFWDILFRLSRQDGVAMLVTTHYMSEAEHCDHLALMFAGKVVADASPQQMKQQVLAEAGQLYQVRADNAAALVAPLRQAGFADVSPYGTALHVLTPDVARLGAVLRDLGVQHPPQARPIAMEDVFVQRVSQLEAQKAASGSKS from the coding sequence ATGGACGACATCCTTATCAAGGCCAGCGGTTTTGGCAAACGCTATGCCGGTCATGTGGCGGTGGACACCCTGGACATGGCGGTGTGCCGTGGCGAGCTGTACGGGCTGATCGGCCCGGATGGTGCCGGCAAATCCAGCCTGATGAAGGCGGTGGCCGGCGTATTGTCCTACGAGCAGGGTAGTCTGGAGGTGTTTGGCCAGTTGCTGGACAGCGAACGCAGTGCCGAAGCCATCAAGGACCGCATCGGGCTGATGCCGCAGGGCCTGGGGCAGAACCTGTACGGCGATCTGTCGGTGGAAGAAAACGTCGACTTTTTTGCCCGGCTGCGGCTGGTGCCGCGTGCCGAGGCAGCGGCCCGCAAGGAGCAGTTGCTGGCCATCACCCGGCTGGCAGCGTTTCGCCAGCGACCGATGAAGCAGCTATCCGGTGGCATGAAACAGAAACTGGGCCTGGTGTGTACGCTGATCCATGCCCCGCAGCTCATCATTCTGGATGAACCCACTACCGGGGTGGACCCGGTGTCGCGTCGCGACTTCTGGGCGATTCTGGCCGAGCTGATCGCCGGGCAGGGCCTGACTGCGCTGGTGTCCACCGCTTATATGGATGAAGCCAGCCGCTTCAACCGCATGAGCCTGCTGCATCAGGGCCGCAAACTGGCAGAAGGCACGCCGGCGGAGATTCTGCAGCAGGCCCCCGGCAGCATCGTGCAGTGCCGGGTGGAACCCCAGTTGGCCGCCATGCAGCGGCTGGCCGCCGCCTGGTCGCAGTGCGAGGCCATGGGGCCGGACATCCGCCTGTTTGTACCCGAAGCCAATCCTGATGCCGCCCGCCAGCAGGTGACGACCCTGCTCGATGGGCTGGACTGCCGCCAACTGGATGTGCTGGAGCCCGAGCTGGAGGATGTGTTTGTCGCCATGCTGGGCGGGCAGCAGGGTGGTTCGGCAGCGCCTTCCCTGGCCGCGCAGCAGCCCCAGCCTGCCGGGCAGGAGTTGGCCATCGAGGCCAAGAGGCTGAGCAAGCGCTTTGGTGATTTTGTCGCGGTGGGCGATGTCAGCTTTCAGGTGCGGCAAGGTGAAATCTTCGGCCTGTTGGGGGCCAATGGTGCCGGCAAGACCACCGCCATCAAGATGCTCACCGGCATTCTGCCGCCCAGCAGTGGCAGTGGTCGCGTGGCCGGGGCGGACATGAAGCAGGCCGGTGCGCTGATCAAGTCGCGCATCGGCTATATGTCGCAGGCGTTTTCCTTGTATCTGGACCTGACCGTGGTGGAAAACATCCGTCTGTATGCCGGTATTTACGGCCTGGATCGCAAGGCGCGGGATGTGCGCCTGCAATGGATTCTGGACATGGCCGGCTTGCATGGTCACGAAAACGATCTGGCCGCCGCCCTGCCCATGGGCTTGCGCCAGCGGCTGGCACTGGGCTGCGCGCTGGTGCATCAGCCGCGGGTATTGTTTCTGGACGAACCCACCAGCGGGGTGGACCCCCTGGGCCGGCGCGCCTTCTGGGACATCCTGTTCCGCCTGTCGCGGCAGGATGGCGTGGCCATGCTGGTGACCACCCACTATATGAGTGAGGCCGAACATTGCGACCATCTGGCGCTGATGTTTGCCGGTAAGGTGGTGGCGGACGCCTCGCCGCAGCAGATGAAACAGCAGGTGCTGGCCGAGGCCGGCCAGTTGTATCAGGTGCGCGCCGACAATGCTGCCGCGCTGGTGGCACCGCTGCGCCAGGCCGGTTTTGCCGATGTGTCGCCCTATGGTACGGCCTTGCACGTGCTGACGCCGGATGTGGCGCGGCTGGGCGCGGTATTGCGCGATCTTGGCGTGCAGCACCCGCCGCAAGCACGGCCCATTGCGATGGAGGATGTGTTTGTGCAGCGTGTCAGCCAGTTGGAGGCGCAAAAGGCGGCCTCCGGGAGCAAGTCATGA